The following are encoded together in the Bradysia coprophila strain Holo2 unplaced genomic scaffold, BU_Bcop_v1 contig_94, whole genome shotgun sequence genome:
- the LOC119085141 gene encoding nucleoside diphosphate-linked moiety X motif 19-like yields MSAKIEVVKKAWRESATLLVLGRNMLKNQQSTECNYKVLVMKRSKQSSFMPNGFVFPGGAVDKSDDSVDWVELYKSFGVTNERIKEISSVKGQRPFIFLKKEEHAIPREVSLRITAIREAFEELGLLLVKNRDQLRTNSSFSTHCRPVEIERWQNEVHNDASKFYELCKQLQVVPDITTCFEWAAWLTPSTFRGRFETAFFLCALDDQPELLMEKNEVQEFLWDSPRNLLKMFADNKIWLPPPQCYELLRLCHINDIDDVVSFAKSRNNKGITLHLPMYYEATDGSVFAYPGDDLYPTDPCYTHTVHDPSIYKEKSCEEIRALATKMHRYELMPSKGGFSFQMNIEPFNGHLSPIVPNLLG; encoded by the exons ATGAGTGCTAAAATCGAGGTGGTTAAGAAAGCGTGGCGAGAATCTGCCACCCTTTTGGTTCTTGgtcgaaatatgttgaaaaatCAACAGTCAACCGAGTGTAACTACAAGGTTCTCGTCATGAAGCGCTCCAAGCAATCGTCATTTATGCCGAATGGTTTTGTCTTCCCCGGCGGAGCTGTGGACAAAAGTGATGACAGTGTTGATTGGGTCGAACTGTACAAATCATTCGGTGTGACGAATGAGCGAATTAAGGAAATTAGTTCGGTGAAGGGTCAACGACCGTTCATATTCCTAAAGAAGGAAGAACATGCTATTCCCAG AGAAGTTTCATTGCGCATTACCGCTATCAGGGAAGCGTTTGAGGAGCTTGGATTATTATTAGTGAAAAATCGTGACCAACTTCGCACGAACTCCTCATTTTCTACGCATTGCCGTCCCGTTGAAATTGAACGTTGGCAGAATGAG GTACACAACGACGCGTCGAAATTTTACGAACTGTGCAAGCAGTTGCAAGTGGTACCAGACATTACAACTTGTTTTGAATGGGCTGCGTGGCTGACACCGTCCACTTTTAGGGGCAG ATTCGAAACTGCTTTCTTTCTTTGTGCTTTGGACGATCAACCAGAACTtcttatggaaaagaatgaaGTTCAGGAGTTCTTG TGGGATTCGCCGCGcaatcttttgaaaatgtttgctgaCAACAAAATCTGGCTTCCGCCACCCCAGTGCTACGAACTGCTTAGACTTTGTCACATTAACGACATTGACGACGTTGTCAGTTTTGCAAAATCACGTAACAACAAGGGCATCACTTTGCACCTCCCTATGTACTACGAAGCCACTGACGGATCGGTTTTTGCGTATCCGG GAGACGATCTGTATCCAACCGATCCGTGCTATACGCACACAGTTCATGATCCAAGCATTTACAAGGAAAAATCATGCGAAGAGATCAGAGCTTTGGCTACGAAAATGCATCGATATGAATTGATGCCGTCGAAAGGtggtttttcgtttcaaatgaATATCGAACCGTTCAATGGACACCTGAGCCCCATCGTGCCAAATTTATTGGGATAA